In Stegostoma tigrinum isolate sSteTig4 chromosome 35, sSteTig4.hap1, whole genome shotgun sequence, one genomic interval encodes:
- the spc24 gene encoding kinetochore protein Spc24, translating into MEAQMQEFKALAGEMSIILSGSHGEVLLQKAMMNKAKTVNRYLEFERSVKQLLTEIQQTREKVALKVIEIGEEQQKNFLEVQKIQEQWKNSQQQYVQKGTELKLLQQELEELERTEKEITKIEEEVAEDTTMVIPSTKYLAHIFHKVTKIIWDYDSDPSLVKGVHFGTGIAQPINIDSTKHSESFICDYLWNLLSTDW; encoded by the exons ATGGAGGCCCAGATGCAAGAATTTAAGGCGTTAGCTGGAGAAATGTCGATTATCCTGTCAGGCTCTCACGGGGAGGTGCTGTTGCAGAAAGCAATGATGAATAAAGCAAAAACTGTAAATAGGTACCTGGAATTTGAAAGATCAGTGAAGCAACTGCTTACAG AAATACAACAGACACGGGAGAAAGTGGCACTGAAAGTTATAGAGATTGGAGAAGAACAACAGAAAAACTTTCTGGAGGTGCAGAAGATTCAGGAACAGTGGAAAAATAGTCAACAACAGTATGTTCAGAAAGGAACAGAATTAAA ACTTTTACAGCAAGAACTAGAGGAGCTTGAAAGGACTGAGAAAGAAATAACCAAAATAGAAGAAGAGGTAGCTGAAGACACGACAATGGTTATTCCTTCTACCAA GTACTTGGCTCATATCTTCCATAAGGTCACTAAAATCATTTGGGACTATGACAGCGATCCATCTCTTGTGAAAGGCG TTCATTTTGGGACAGGTATAGCACAGCCCATTAACATCGACTCTACCAAGCACTCTGAGAGTTTCATCTGTGATTATCTGTGGAACCTGTTGAGCACGGACTGGTAA